Within the Oncorhynchus kisutch isolate 150728-3 linkage group LG13, Okis_V2, whole genome shotgun sequence genome, the region GTACATACGTTCTTAATTTTTATACAGagcaaacaaaacatttttttgtgtgtgtttataaccTCTTAGACATAAGGTCCCTTGTTTGGGGGACCTGTGTGGTTCTGGTACCGGTTCCAACCCTGCGTGATGTAGGATGTGAAATCTAACaccacttgaagctgggatgtcCCTTCTACCATTTCAATCACACTTCCAACTGTCcaactcctggctgaaccctATATCACAGCTACTGACAAAGCACATGCCTGCAATCCTTACATCATAGCGCAGCAGGAGAGTGGTTTCATTACAGTAGCACATTTAGAGATTGATTAAGAATGAAAGGAGTGTTCCTAAAAAGTTAATATAGTCAAGCTAGAGCTCTGAGATGTTTACAGCGATGGGGGTCAGACATTGTGAACAAGAGAAACATACAGAAAATATGAATTCTCTAACACTAAACAATTATGTAATTTAAAGTTAAGGAAGATGATATCTTAAAGTCATTTTATAATTTAAGCAATATTTAGAAAGAATAAACACTTCAAAGCCCTATTCATACAATTTTGTCAAATAGAATTGTATCATTTGTACTGTGTGTACTTGAGCTAGTATCCTCAATAGTGACCTCAACAATCTATACATATTTTTAACAAGACAGTaagatttttttaaacctttgagTATGCAACATTACTAGTTATCATTTATGGCCCTCATGATAATTACTTTTGGGGATTATGTAGCTTACATTGAACTGGTTAAATGCAAATATCCATAAAACAAAAGAGCAATAATATTAACAAaagagctccaaaagtattgggacagtgaattATGTTTTGTTCTTTTGGCTCTGTACCTCCAGAATTtgtatttgaaatgatacaatgattaTTAGGTTAAAGTGTAGACAGTCAGctttaatttgtatttttatcCATATGAACAGTTTAGAAATTACACTTCTTGAACATAATCCCCTAAAATAAGGGGGGTGGAGACTAAAAGAATTGGTACAAATTCCTTGTGTggtaaaagtagtcaaaagtgtagtattCGGTCCCATTGTCCTAGCACATATTGATTACAACAAGGTTGttactctacaaacttgttggatgctaCAATGATTAGGGATAGTCctgaataatgagtgagaaagctAGAGTACAGACGCACAAGTATCATGCCCTCAAGACATGCTAACATcttaccattacaataacaggggaggttagcattttgagggggtatgatatttatgcctctaactttCACTCATGAATCACAATTCATTCAGttttatccgtaatcatggtagccaCTAATATAGAAGAAATACACTATTCTaatttataataaaagtgacaatacattatttaccatgaggggggggggggggggggggatatgtaCAAAAAAATCCTGTTTTTTCTAagcggttcacccgatatggatgaaaatatccTCAAATTAAAGCggagtctgcactttaacctcagtcgttgtataatttcaaatccaaagtgctgcaGGAGAAACAAaacgtgtcactgtcccaatacatgGAGCTCACTGTGACCCAACTGGAGGATTGTTAAAACATTGCAGCGTTATCATAAACATGGGGCAAAATGTAGTTAGAATTTGATGTCACACATCGATCACTGACAAAAGAGATCAGACTCCCCTCCATTTAATTCATAAGAGTAACAGAGTTTCATAAAAGGTGCTATGTTAATATCATTTAGGTTTATGACGTCTAAGCAGGTGTTTGGAAAGGTTGGACTTGCGAGCAAAGCTGAGAAAGCAGTGGGGGCAGGAATAACGTTTCCCCTTGTGGATTTTCATGTGGCCGTTCACATGACTCTGTTCATAAAAGCTTTTCCCACACTCTTGGCAGGAGTATGGCTTTACGTCACGGTGAGTGTGGGTCCTCATGTGCAGGGTCAGAGAAGCAGAGCAGATAAAGCGTTTGTGGCATTCAGAACATTCAAATGGCCTCTCCCCAGTGTGGAGGCGCTTGTGTTTGGTTAGATCTCCAGACTGAGTGAAGCTTTTACTGCACTCGGTACAGGTGTATGGTTTCTCACCTGTGTGAGTGCGCTGGTGGTTCTTCAGGTGGTCGAGTCGGGCAAACTGCTTGTCACACACTGTGCAGTGGTAAGGCCTCTCACCTGTGTGTGAGCGCAGGTGTACGTTCAGTACCCCAATCCTTATGAATTTCTGCCCACAAACCCCACAATGGTAGTTTTTCTGGTTGTTGTGAATCTTCAGATGCATCTTCAGATAACCTTTGTCAGCAAAGTCTTTACCACAGACAGTACATTTGAAAGGTCTCGCCCCGGAGTGTGTGCGCAGGTGAAGCTTCAGACTCTCCCTGTATGCAAACTGCCTGTCGCATTGGGAGCAGGAGTACTTCCTCTCACCAGAGTGAACAGTCATGTGCTTCCTGAGGAGGTACTTCTGCTTGAAAGCCTTCCCACAGTCCTGACATTTGAATGGCTTGACCCCATTGTGTATTAACAAGTGATAACGGTAAGCGCCTGTACCTGAGAAGCGCTTGCCACACTCCTTGCAGACATAAGGCTTTTCTCCAGTGTGGATGCGCATGTGAGTGTTCAGGCTCGTAGGAGTAGTGAGGATCTTGCCACAATCTAAGCATTGGAAGCCGACTTCCTTAATGCCCATCTGTTTAGCGTCCTTAGGTTTACTGCCCTCTGGTTCGTGACACCGGTGAGGCCCCAGGCCCCAGCAATTCTCAAAGCTCTTCTCACAGTCTGCGCAACTGATGTGTCCATTGGTGAGAACAACAGCCATTTTGTGCAAACTCTTGCAGTGCTTCAGCAGGCTGCCCAGGTACTTGAATCTGCGGGAGCACTGTGGGCAGGTGTGGAATTTCTCCTGTACCCTGTGAGGACGGCCAGTTCTCCGGGGAGGGGCATGTTTCTGGGGACGGGCAGAGGGGTGGGCCTGGCGGGTGTGGATGTCTAGCTGCCGTGGTGTATGGAACATGCAGCTACAGTGGGCACAGCTGTGTGTGGGGCCGTACACTATTTTACTCTTTGAGACTTGGCTTCTCAACATGGCCAGGTACTGCTTCTGGTGTTTGGTCTTGATGTGGTTCTCCaggaagtaacagtcagtaaagGAGATGGTGCAGTGTGGACAAGGAAAGAACTGAGGAGAACCTaagagtgagggatagagggagaagagatgggTACGATAAGAGGGGAGAAAAAAATGGCAAATGTAATTTTTCATTCAATAGTCATTGCCAATATTAATATGAATGTTCCAGTAACCATCACCcatttaaactgcactgttgggatTAGACTGGAGTATGTTAAACAGTATGTCCTGCCTCCATGGTTGTCTTCATCCCTCCTGACATCCGTCACCTCCTTCACCAAACACACTTTAATGTCTCTCAGAAGTGTCTTAACCACCACCTTATGGATTAGAAAGATACAGAAACTACAAGTATGTATTAACAATCTTAATGATCTTACCACAATACTAGGAACATTAGAAAACACTAATCCTACTTACCTCAGCCAACCTGGTTAGCACTACCACAGGATCCTTGTGGAGTGGACTAGAATCTGAATGATGATTTGAACTGGTGCTCTTTGAGAGTGCTTGGGTACAATCTGATTCATCTCTGCCGGTGGAGTCATCACCTGACTGTGGGTCATGTTCTGTTTGTGTTATACCCAGGTTTCCATGGCGTTTAGTCCCCATGGTTTTTTTGTGCAGTTGCGTAGTTTTTGAACGTTGTTTGATCTTCATCTTGTTGACTAAAGTGCCTCTAATATCCTCCTTACTGGCATTGAAGGAAAAGAGAAGCAGTTTCAGGCTGATGCTCATGAACAAAGATGAGCTAGACTAGGTCAGGAACCGTAAGGGAAACTCTTTTCATGGCACTTCGACATTTGTGTGactttttcgtagcaggttaggagaacttagaCAGCAGGGTAGGATAATTaaggtagcaggttaggagactgtggttaaggttaggaaaaagcTCTCATTACCTGCTATGAAAATCACTGTATCGAAGTGCCATGAAAAGAGTATCCGGGACCAAAAcagcctagacacacacacaaacactgcagACTTAGGCTGATAGGCAATGATGATTACACACAATTCTTCATTATTAGCCAAAAGTTGAATCACTCAACTAACAAGGCTAGTCGTCTTCAATTAATGGCACAGGCATTTATTAAATCACTCTACATAATTAGGCCATTAGAGACAGGATTCTA harbors:
- the LOC109886720 gene encoding gastrula zinc finger protein XlCGF57.1 isoform X2, producing MKIKQRSKTTQLHKKTMGTKRHGNLGITQTEHDPQSGDDSTGRDESDCTQALSKSTSSNHHSDSSPLHKDPVVVLTRLAEVVVKTLLRDIKVCLVKEVTDVRRDEDNHGGSPQFFPCPHCTISFTDCYFLENHIKTKHQKQYLAMLRSQVSKSKIVYGPTHSCAHCSCMFHTPRQLDIHTRQAHPSARPQKHAPPRRTGRPHRVQEKFHTCPQCSRRFKYLGSLLKHCKSLHKMAVVLTNGHISCADCEKSFENCWGLGPHRCHEPEGSKPKDAKQMGIKEVGFQCLDCGKILTTPTSLNTHMRIHTGEKPYVCKECGKRFSGTGAYRYHLLIHNGVKPFKCQDCGKAFKQKYLLRKHMTVHSGERKYSCSQCDRQFAYRESLKLHLRTHSGARPFKCTVCGKDFADKGYLKMHLKIHNNQKNYHCGVCGQKFIRIGVLNVHLRSHTGERPYHCTVCDKQFARLDHLKNHQRTHTGEKPYTCTECSKSFTQSGDLTKHKRLHTGERPFECSECHKRFICSASLTLHMRTHTHRDVKPYSCQECGKSFYEQSHVNGHMKIHKGKRYSCPHCFLSFARKSNLSKHLLRRHKPK
- the LOC109886720 gene encoding gastrula zinc finger protein XlCGF57.1 isoform X3, with amino-acid sequence MGSPQFFPCPHCTISFTDCYFLENHIKTKHQKQYLAMLRSQVSKSKIVYGPTHSCAHCSCMFHTPRQLDIHTRQAHPSARPQKHAPPRRTGRPHRVQEKFHTCPQCSRRFKYLGSLLKHCKSLHKMAVVLTNGHISCADCEKSFENCWGLGPHRCHEPEGSKPKDAKQMGIKEVGFQCLDCGKILTTPTSLNTHMRIHTGEKPYVCKECGKRFSGTGAYRYHLLIHNGVKPFKCQDCGKAFKQKYLLRKHMTVHSGERKYSCSQCDRQFAYRESLKLHLRTHSGARPFKCTVCGKDFADKGYLKMHLKIHNNQKNYHCGVCGQKFIRIGVLNVHLRSHTGERPYHCTVCDKQFARLDHLKNHQRTHTGEKPYTCTECSKSFTQSGDLTKHKRLHTGERPFECSECHKRFICSASLTLHMRTHTHRDVKPYSCQECGKSFYEQSHVNGHMKIHKGKRYSCPHCFLSFARKSNLSKHLLRRHKPK